A single Ignavibacteriales bacterium DNA region contains:
- a CDS encoding fibronectin type III domain-containing protein, producing the protein MNSFFINFSRAVLVLGLVFAANTGLLAQPAVPTLTAPADLATGQSLTPALSWGSVLGATEYRVQLASDAGFVSVLTDTVTAATSYAVYTGLSNFTQYYWRVKAFDGTDSSAFSTSFSFRTELDVPALASPVNNATAQLLTPALSWGAVSGATEYRLQLATDAAFTAITKDTVTAALGYSVYTPLANYTNYFWRVKAIDGAEEGAFSAAYSFRTLLASPVLSTPADSSIFVSVTPTISWNAVPGATAYDLQISGDSNFVGIALSHTGETGTSYTLNGPLAHYTVFYWRVRATDGSETTGYSTPFRFRTLITTPDLSSPADAAVVQPVNTVFDWDDVTGATSYRLQVATDAAFTNIVRNIPGISSSGHTLSAALDYYTVYYWRVSAFDGPHETVFSSVWSFETEIDAPDLVSPGYLSPGNSIHPTLVWNTVDGADNYRAQFSALSDFSVLMYDSVLTDTTLYIDSILANNTLYYWRVYAENANPDVSPWSSSVFRTVTEVIPYLTHPINNHLVYTLSPTLHWNINVSGAGISYDVQYSVDSTFPSALTTTLDAGAAITDTLSGLLPATQYFWRVRSKNTNAIITYSAHNSFTTFGEVNTIPTQSWPIGGATVYSLSPDLYWYLGTTSFGYTYEIRYKEVSSGTWSSALSAGTSLTYGLSGLTAGTEYEWQVRSLNGVDTSDWSASALFTTYSTSAVTAVQPYISYPTSGVMVYTLMPTLYWWIGQSHAGLTFEVEIDTTAPGNTVYSVTGITDINYQHSLPLLPGKTYYFRVRSNNGTTTSAWSGYESFVTFGVTGDIRPILAFPTGGQILYSVSTTLSWYMVGSADTVTYELQYKANDSNFSSTVTLDTTSYTVSGLQAGTTYFWRVRSFNGNAYSDWTDVETFEVTGNAGTLVPILTWPLGGAATGTTVDLYWYINGTSPSVSYQVQYASESDFSNAVTVNAGSSTSTQLTGLVPGVIYYWKVRSNNGTTYSAWSNTETFATQAGSSPVRPMGGSPVNSVSLTSNDAQLSWFLPSLASGLTYEVQYSQNSDFSNAVTVGNISATSYMANALPSGAPVYWRVRSKNTEGLYSAYSKAERFIPNTPTSTEEPAVIPSEFSLEQNYPNPFNPATVIRFNLPQEMYVTIKIYDMLGREVKTLIADTKSAGSYAIQWAGDDNAGSVVAAGTYLYRITAGNFVQTKKMVYLK; encoded by the coding sequence ATGAATAGCTTTTTTATAAATTTCTCCAGAGCAGTTTTGGTGCTTGGGCTTGTGTTTGCAGCAAACACAGGATTGCTGGCTCAGCCGGCAGTTCCAACGCTCACTGCGCCTGCTGATCTTGCCACAGGGCAATCGTTAACTCCCGCTTTAAGCTGGGGTTCAGTTTTGGGTGCAACTGAGTACCGTGTGCAGCTTGCTTCTGATGCCGGATTTGTTTCAGTGCTGACTGATACAGTAACTGCGGCAACCTCCTATGCTGTTTATACCGGTCTTTCCAATTTTACTCAATACTACTGGAGGGTTAAAGCATTTGACGGAACAGATTCAAGTGCGTTTTCAACTTCGTTTTCATTCAGAACCGAACTTGATGTGCCTGCACTGGCATCTCCGGTCAACAATGCTACGGCGCAGCTGCTTACTCCGGCTTTGAGCTGGGGTGCGGTTTCAGGCGCAACAGAATACCGCCTGCAGCTTGCCACAGATGCCGCATTTACCGCGATTACTAAAGATACCGTTACGGCGGCACTTGGTTATAGTGTATATACACCGCTGGCAAACTACACCAACTACTTCTGGCGCGTGAAAGCAATTGACGGCGCTGAAGAAGGGGCTTTTTCTGCAGCATACTCATTCAGAACGCTTCTTGCTTCTCCGGTGCTCAGCACTCCGGCAGACAGCAGTATTTTTGTTTCGGTGACTCCGACCATCAGCTGGAATGCAGTGCCCGGTGCAACTGCCTACGATCTTCAGATTTCCGGAGATAGTAACTTTGTGGGAATTGCATTAAGTCACACCGGTGAAACCGGAACTTCATATACACTGAACGGTCCCTTAGCCCACTACACGGTTTTTTACTGGAGAGTCCGCGCTACAGACGGATCTGAAACAACGGGTTATTCAACACCATTCCGTTTCAGAACACTCATCACCACTCCTGACCTCAGCTCACCTGCTGATGCGGCAGTTGTTCAGCCCGTTAACACCGTGTTTGACTGGGATGACGTAACAGGTGCTACAAGTTACCGCCTGCAGGTTGCAACCGATGCGGCTTTCACAAACATTGTAAGAAACATCCCCGGTATCAGCTCAAGCGGTCATACGCTTTCAGCAGCGCTTGATTATTACACAGTGTATTACTGGAGAGTAAGCGCATTTGACGGTCCTCATGAAACTGTTTTCTCATCAGTCTGGTCATTTGAGACCGAAATTGATGCTCCGGATCTGGTTTCACCGGGATACCTCTCACCGGGCAACTCAATACATCCGACCCTGGTCTGGAACACCGTGGACGGCGCTGATAATTACCGCGCTCAGTTCTCGGCTCTCTCAGATTTCTCCGTTCTGATGTATGACAGCGTGCTGACTGATACTACTTTATATATTGACAGCATTCTGGCAAACAACACCCTCTACTACTGGAGAGTGTATGCTGAAAATGCAAATCCGGATGTTTCCCCCTGGTCATCAAGCGTGTTCAGAACAGTTACCGAAGTTATTCCGTATCTGACACATCCGATTAACAATCATCTGGTATATACCCTGAGCCCGACACTGCACTGGAACATTAATGTCTCAGGTGCCGGCATCAGCTATGATGTCCAGTATTCAGTTGACAGCACCTTCCCGTCTGCACTGACAACCACACTTGACGCAGGTGCGGCAATTACCGATACCCTGAGCGGGCTGCTTCCGGCTACCCAGTATTTCTGGAGAGTAAGAAGCAAGAACACAAATGCGATTATTACTTACTCAGCTCATAACAGCTTTACCACCTTCGGAGAGGTTAACACCATTCCGACTCAGAGCTGGCCGATCGGCGGAGCAACTGTTTACAGTTTATCACCGGATCTCTACTGGTATCTCGGGACAACGTCATTCGGATATACTTACGAAATCCGTTACAAGGAAGTTTCATCGGGCACCTGGTCATCTGCATTAAGCGCAGGAACATCACTCACGTACGGACTGAGCGGACTTACCGCCGGAACAGAATATGAATGGCAGGTACGGTCGCTAAACGGAGTTGATACATCTGACTGGTCAGCTTCAGCGCTGTTTACCACCTACAGCACTTCCGCGGTAACTGCGGTTCAGCCCTATATTTCATATCCGACCAGCGGAGTTATGGTATATACACTTATGCCGACACTGTACTGGTGGATCGGGCAGTCACATGCCGGACTTACCTTTGAGGTAGAAATTGATACTACAGCTCCGGGTAATACTGTTTATAGCGTAACCGGAATTACAGATATTAATTATCAGCATTCATTACCACTTCTGCCGGGAAAAACCTACTACTTCCGGGTGAGAAGCAACAATGGAACTACAACATCAGCATGGTCAGGGTATGAATCATTTGTGACCTTTGGTGTCACCGGAGATATCAGACCGATTCTCGCTTTCCCGACCGGAGGCCAGATACTCTATTCAGTTTCAACTACATTGAGCTGGTATATGGTCGGTTCTGCTGATACCGTAACCTATGAACTGCAGTATAAAGCTAATGATTCAAACTTCAGTTCAACAGTTACTCTTGACACAACTTCTTATACAGTGAGCGGACTTCAGGCTGGTACAACCTACTTCTGGAGAGTGCGTTCCTTTAATGGAAACGCTTATTCAGATTGGACCGATGTTGAAACCTTTGAAGTAACCGGAAATGCAGGAACCTTAGTACCAATACTTACCTGGCCTCTCGGAGGTGCAGCTACCGGTACAACGGTTGATCTTTACTGGTATATAAACGGCACTTCACCGAGTGTTTCTTACCAGGTTCAGTATGCAAGTGAATCTGACTTCAGCAACGCGGTAACGGTCAATGCCGGAAGCAGTACTTCAACTCAGCTGACAGGCCTTGTTCCGGGTGTTATCTACTACTGGAAGGTCAGAAGCAATAACGGAACCACATATTCAGCATGGTCAAACACCGAGACCTTTGCCACACAGGCAGGCTCAAGCCCGGTTCGTCCGATGGGCGGTTCACCGGTTAACAGCGTTTCTCTTACCAGCAATGATGCTCAGCTCTCATGGTTCCTGCCATCACTGGCAAGCGGACTTACTTATGAAGTGCAGTATTCACAGAACAGTGACTTCAGCAATGCGGTAACTGTCGGTAATATATCTGCAACCTCATATATGGCTAATGCACTGCCTTCAGGCGCTCCGGTTTACTGGAGAGTGCGCTCCAAGAATACAGAAGGATTATACTCAGCATATTCAAAGGCAGAGAGATTCATCCCGAATACACCAACCAGCACTGAAGAGCCGGCGGTTATTCCTTCTGAGTTCTCCCTTGAGCAGAACTATCCGAATCCGTTTAACCCAGCAACGGTTATCAGATTCAATCTGCCTCAGGAGATGTATGTCACGATAAAGATATATGACATGCTCGGAAGAGAAGTGAAGACTCTGATAGCTGATACCAAATCAGCCGGGAGCTATGCAATTCAGTGGGCAGGCGATGACAACGCAGGAAGCGTTGTAGCAGCCGGAACCTATCTCTACCGCATTACTGCAGGTAACTTCGTTCAGACCAAAAAGATGGTTTATCTGAAGTAA
- a CDS encoding calcineurin-like phosphoesterase C-terminal domain-containing protein produces MASRRDFLKYSLLGSAAAFLPSDVFARLRPLSETEGRIRIRGKVSSGALPVKGAVVSDGFQTAVTSSDGTYELVTSSDARFVHCSVPSGYILPVNEKGIAQHYRRITPRSNGEFTASFDLAKNPADDRNHVFFALGDTQMLDKQDMERFHKESVPDIAASVKKYAGMGMFGVTVGDIVFDKPDLYPDYIEGVAGTGLPFLQVLGNHDVVPGSKSDEMSAAGFEEKFGPAYYSFNRGEVHYVVLDDVFWFSGYIGYIPDHQLRWLQRDLQHLEKGSRVVIFTHIPVYCRQHERNDKKSPSNSLVVTNREMLYRILEPYKTTIICGHTHESEYIQDGGCSIDIIGAVCGAWWTSDICGDGTPNGYAVYEVNGSTLNRRYKGTGKPDGYQMEAMVYSRDGRKYLAANVWAADSGWEISLYKGADSLGLMTRELAKDSRAVDLFDGDGMPAKHPWVGAYMTDHLFVKEITGEKGTYTVEALEPSGKKHVLKYEV; encoded by the coding sequence ATGGCATCACGCCGCGATTTTCTTAAATATTCACTTCTTGGCTCAGCAGCCGCATTTCTGCCGTCAGACGTATTTGCCCGCCTTCGCCCGCTAAGCGAAACGGAAGGCAGAATCAGAATTCGCGGGAAAGTTTCCTCCGGAGCGCTTCCGGTAAAGGGAGCAGTGGTTTCTGACGGTTTTCAGACCGCGGTAACCTCCTCCGATGGCACCTATGAACTTGTTACATCCTCAGACGCGCGTTTTGTCCACTGCTCAGTGCCATCAGGATATATACTTCCGGTTAATGAGAAAGGAATAGCTCAGCATTACCGGCGGATAACCCCGCGCAGCAACGGGGAGTTCACCGCGTCCTTTGACCTGGCAAAAAATCCGGCTGATGACCGTAATCATGTCTTTTTTGCTTTAGGTGATACACAGATGCTTGATAAGCAGGATATGGAGCGGTTTCATAAAGAGTCGGTTCCGGATATTGCCGCATCGGTAAAGAAGTATGCCGGCATGGGGATGTTTGGCGTTACCGTTGGTGATATCGTTTTTGACAAGCCTGATTTGTACCCCGATTATATAGAAGGAGTTGCAGGAACGGGGCTGCCTTTCCTTCAGGTGCTGGGGAACCATGATGTGGTGCCCGGCTCAAAGAGTGATGAAATGTCAGCAGCCGGCTTTGAGGAGAAGTTCGGTCCGGCCTACTACTCCTTTAACCGGGGGGAAGTGCATTACGTGGTGCTGGATGATGTTTTCTGGTTCAGCGGATATATAGGATATATACCGGATCATCAGCTGCGCTGGCTGCAGCGGGATCTGCAGCATCTTGAAAAAGGAAGCAGGGTGGTGATATTTACCCACATCCCGGTGTACTGCAGACAGCACGAACGGAATGACAAAAAATCCCCCTCAAACTCCCTTGTGGTCACCAACCGGGAGATGCTCTACCGGATTCTTGAACCCTATAAGACAACCATCATTTGCGGCCATACTCACGAAAGCGAGTATATACAGGACGGCGGATGCAGTATTGATATTATTGGGGCGGTCTGCGGAGCGTGGTGGACTTCCGATATCTGCGGTGACGGTACACCAAACGGTTATGCTGTCTATGAGGTGAACGGCAGTACCCTTAACCGGCGTTACAAAGGAACCGGCAAACCTGACGGCTACCAGATGGAAGCGATGGTATATTCAAGGGATGGCAGGAAGTATCTGGCTGCTAACGTCTGGGCGGCAGACAGCGGCTGGGAGATTAGCCTGTATAAGGGAGCTGACTCTCTGGGGCTGATGACCCGGGAACTGGCTAAGGACAGCCGGGCAGTTGATCTTTTTGACGGAGACGGTATGCCTGCAAAGCATCCGTGGGTCGGGGCCTATATGACCGATCATCTTTTTGTGAAAGAGATAACCGGTGAAAAAGGCACCTATACCGTTGAGGCACTTGAACCCTCCGGCAAAAAACACGTTCTGAAGTATGAAGTATGA
- a CDS encoding YceI family protein — MAKSVWAIDPTHSEIGFKVKHMMFTNVSGKFSSFDASVENEDDKFETSAISFSADVNSIDTANADRDNHLRSGDFFEVEKFPKLTFVSTGITKVDDNQYKINGDFTIRDVTKKITLDAEYSGLMKDPWGNTKAGFSLSGKINRKDFGLTWNAALETGGVLVSDEVKLLCEVQVVKK, encoded by the coding sequence ATGGCAAAATCAGTATGGGCAATTGACCCGACTCACTCAGAAATCGGATTTAAGGTAAAACACATGATGTTTACCAACGTTTCCGGTAAATTCAGTTCATTTGACGCATCTGTCGAAAATGAAGATGACAAATTTGAAACTTCCGCAATCAGCTTCAGTGCTGATGTAAACAGCATTGATACCGCGAACGCAGACCGCGATAATCATCTCAGAAGCGGAGACTTCTTTGAAGTTGAAAAATTTCCAAAGCTCACATTTGTTTCAACCGGCATTACCAAGGTTGATGACAATCAGTATAAAATAAACGGTGACTTCACTATCCGTGACGTGACAAAAAAAATCACTCTTGACGCTGAATACAGCGGACTGATGAAAGATCCCTGGGGAAACACCAAGGCAGGATTTTCTCTGAGCGGAAAGATCAACAGAAAAGATTTTGGTCTTACCTGGAATGCCGCTCTGGAGACCGGCGGAGTTCTGGTTTCAGATGAAGTAAAGCTCCTCTGCGAAGTTCAGGTTGTAAAGAAGTAA
- a CDS encoding pirin family protein has product MKSVLHTSESRGKADHGWLKSRHTFSFAEYFNPERVQFGVLRVLNDDIVAPGMGFGTHPHNNMEIISIPLEGDLEHKDSMGNTTVIKYGDIQVMSAGTGVLHSEYNKNADREVKFLQIWVFPHTRNVAPRYDQITLDPAERKNKLQQVLSPDRDDAGVWIHQNAWFHLADFDKGMRTEYRFKAEGNGLYIFNLKGSLTVNGQKLETRDGYGIWETDSAEITAETDASFLLMEVPMTKQN; this is encoded by the coding sequence ATGAAATCCGTGTTACATACATCAGAGAGCCGCGGAAAAGCTGACCACGGCTGGCTGAAAAGCAGGCATACGTTCAGCTTTGCGGAATACTTTAATCCCGAGAGGGTTCAGTTCGGAGTTCTCCGGGTGCTGAATGATGATATCGTTGCGCCGGGAATGGGATTTGGCACCCACCCGCACAACAATATGGAAATCATATCCATACCCCTTGAAGGAGATCTTGAGCATAAGGACAGCATGGGGAACACAACGGTTATTAAATATGGCGATATTCAGGTAATGAGTGCCGGGACCGGAGTGCTGCACAGTGAGTATAATAAGAATGCTGACCGTGAGGTTAAATTCCTGCAGATTTGGGTTTTCCCCCATACCCGGAATGTTGCGCCGCGCTATGATCAGATAACCCTTGATCCGGCTGAAAGAAAAAATAAACTTCAGCAGGTACTTTCTCCCGACCGCGATGATGCCGGTGTGTGGATCCATCAGAACGCATGGTTCCATCTGGCGGATTTTGACAAGGGCATGCGGACGGAATACCGGTTTAAGGCAGAAGGAAACGGGCTCTATATATTCAATCTGAAGGGCTCTCTTACCGTAAACGGCCAAAAACTTGAGACCAGAGACGGTTACGGTATCTGGGAAACAGACAGCGCGGAAATTACCGCGGAAACGGATGCTTCCTTCCTGCTGATGGAAGTTCCGATGACAAAACAGAATTAA
- a CDS encoding Crp/Fnr family transcriptional regulator, protein MPASKLLSHIKNLTQLSQEDEKMITGVLVPQTIRKRQFLLHEHQIAKVAAFVITGCLRSYSIDRNGFEHILQFAPENWWITDMFSFISGKESYLNVDALVDTEVLILSREDQQELCGKIPQLEHYFRVITEKALVSTQQRLMDNLSTTARQRYEKFCGTYPGLINTLPQKLIASYIGITPEFLSKIRGEALK, encoded by the coding sequence ATGCCTGCAAGCAAACTGTTATCTCACATAAAAAACCTGACGCAGCTTTCTCAGGAGGATGAGAAGATGATAACCGGTGTTCTGGTGCCGCAGACTATCCGCAAGAGACAGTTTCTGCTTCATGAACATCAGATAGCCAAAGTTGCTGCCTTTGTAATCACCGGCTGTCTGCGTTCATACTCCATTGACCGGAACGGGTTCGAACACATCTTGCAATTCGCTCCGGAGAACTGGTGGATTACCGATATGTTCAGCTTTATCTCAGGAAAGGAAAGTTATCTGAACGTGGATGCGCTTGTTGATACGGAAGTGCTTATCCTTAGCAGGGAAGATCAGCAGGAACTATGCGGAAAAATTCCACAGCTTGAGCATTATTTCCGTGTGATTACTGAGAAAGCTCTGGTGAGCACACAGCAGCGGCTGATGGATAATCTGAGTACCACAGCACGGCAGAGATATGAAAAGTTTTGCGGTACCTATCCGGGACTCATCAATACGCTTCCGCAAAAACTTATTGCATCGTATATAGGAATAACGCCGGAGTTTTTAAGCAAGATCAGAGGAGAAGCTCTGAAATAA